The following coding sequences lie in one Pan paniscus chromosome X, NHGRI_mPanPan1-v2.0_pri, whole genome shotgun sequence genomic window:
- the SHROOM2 gene encoding protein Shroom2 isoform X3: protein METSRSPSPQFAPQKLTDRPPLLMQDEDSTRIERVMDNNTTVKMVPIKIVHSESQPEKESRQSLACPAEPPALPHGLEKDQIKTLSTSEQFYSRFCLYTRQGAEPEAPHRAQPAEPQPLGTQVPPEKDRCASPPGLSYMKAKEKTVEDLKSEELAREIVGKDKSLADILDPSVKIKTTMDLMEGIFPKDEHLLEEAQQRRKLLPKIPSPRSTEERKEEPSVPAAVSLATSSTYYSTSAPKAELLIKMKDLQEQQEHEEDSGSDLDHDLSVKKQELIESISRKLQVLREARESLLEDVQANTVLGAEVEAIVKGVCKPSEFDKFRMFIGDLDKVVNLLLSLSGRLARVENALNNLDDSASPGDRQSLLEKQRVLIQQHEDAKELKENLDRRERIVFDILANYLSEESLADYEHFVKMKSALIIEQRELEDKIHLGEEQLKCLFDSLQPERGK from the exons ATGGAGACCTCGCGCTCCCCCTCGCCCCAGTTCGCCCCCCAGAAACTGACGGACAGACCTCCCCTGCTCATGCAGGATGAGGATTCAACCAG AATTGAGCGGGTGATGGACAACAACACCACGGTGAAGATGGTGCCCATCAAGATCGTGCACTCGGAGAGCCAGCCAGAGAAGGAGAGCCGCCAGAGCCTGGCGTGCCCCGCCGAGCCACCTGCCCTGCCCCACGGGCTGGAGAAAGACCAGATCAAGACGCTGAGCACGTCTGAGCAGTTCTACTCCCGCTTCTGTCTGTACACGCGGCAGGGTGCTGAGCCCGAGGCCCCACATAGGGCCCAGCCGGCTGAGCCCCAgcccctgggcacccaggtgcccCCCGAGAAAGACCGCTGTGCCTCCCCTCCAGGGCTCAGCTACATGAAGGCCAAAGAGAAGACTGTGGAAGACCTGAAGTCGGAGGAGCTGGCCAGGGAGATCGTGGGGAAGGATAAGTCCCTGGCCGACATCCTGGATCCCAGTGTGAAGATCAAAACCACTATGGACTTGATGGAAGGCATCTTCCCCAAAGACGAGCACCTCCTGGAAGAAGCCCAGCAACGGAGGAAGCTGCTCCCCAAAATCCCCTCTCCTAGAAGCACAGAGGAGAG GAAAGAGGAGCCCAGCGTGCCTGCGGCCGTGTCCCTGGCCACCAGTTCTACCTACTACAGCACGTCGGCCCCCAAGGCGGAGCTGCTGATCAAGATGAAGGACCTGCAGGAGCAGCAGGAGCACGAAGAGGATTCGGGAAGCGACTTGGACCACGACCTGTCGGTGAAGAAG CAGGAGCTCATCGAGAGCATCAGCCGCAAGCTGCAGGTGCTCCGGGAGGCCCGCGAGAGCCTGCTGGAGGACGTGCAGGCCAACACCGTGCTGGGGGCCGAGGTGGAGGCCATCGTGAAAGGCGTCTGCAAGCCCAGCGAGTTTGACAAGTTCCGGATGTTCATTGGAGACCTGGACAAAGTGGTGAACCTCCTGCTGTCACTGTCAGGCCGCCTGGCCCGGGTGGAGAATGCCCTCAATAATTTGGACGACAGCGCTTCTCCCGGTGATCGG CAATCACTGCTTGAGAAGCAGAGAGTCCTGATCCAGCAGCACGAGGACGCCAAGGAGCTCAAGGAGAACCTGGACCGCCGCGAGCGCATCGTCTTTGACATTTTGGCCAACTATCTGAGCGAGGAGAGCCTCGCGGACTATGAGCACTTCGTGAAGATGAAGTCGGCCCTCATCATCGAGCAGCGGGAGCTGGAAGATAAAATCCACCTTGGTGAAGAGCAGCTGAAGTGCTTATTCGACAGCCTTCAGCCCGAAAGGGGCAAATAA
- the SHROOM2 gene encoding protein Shroom2 isoform X4, translating to METSRSPSPQFAPQKLTDRPPLLMQDEDSTRIERVMDNNTTVKMVPIKIVHSESQPEKESRQSLACPAEPPALPHGLEKDQIKTLSTSEQFYSRFCLYTRQGAEPEAPHRAQPAEPQPLGTQVPPEKDRCASPPGLSYMKAKEKTVEDLKSEELAREIVGKDKSLADILDPSVKIKTTMDLMEGIFPKDEHLLEEAQQRRKLLPKIPSPRSTEERKEEPSVPAAVSLATSSTYYSTSAPKAELLIKMKDLQEQQEHEEDSGSDLDHDLSVKKELIESISRKLQVLREARESLLEDVQANTVLGAEVEAIVKGVCKPSEFDKFRMFIGDLDKVVNLLLSLSGRLARVENALNNLDDSASPGDRQSLLEKQRVLIQQHEDAKELKENLDRRERIVFDILANYLSEESLADYEHFVKMKSALIIEQRELEDKIHLGEEQLKCLFDSLQPERGK from the exons ATGGAGACCTCGCGCTCCCCCTCGCCCCAGTTCGCCCCCCAGAAACTGACGGACAGACCTCCCCTGCTCATGCAGGATGAGGATTCAACCAG AATTGAGCGGGTGATGGACAACAACACCACGGTGAAGATGGTGCCCATCAAGATCGTGCACTCGGAGAGCCAGCCAGAGAAGGAGAGCCGCCAGAGCCTGGCGTGCCCCGCCGAGCCACCTGCCCTGCCCCACGGGCTGGAGAAAGACCAGATCAAGACGCTGAGCACGTCTGAGCAGTTCTACTCCCGCTTCTGTCTGTACACGCGGCAGGGTGCTGAGCCCGAGGCCCCACATAGGGCCCAGCCGGCTGAGCCCCAgcccctgggcacccaggtgcccCCCGAGAAAGACCGCTGTGCCTCCCCTCCAGGGCTCAGCTACATGAAGGCCAAAGAGAAGACTGTGGAAGACCTGAAGTCGGAGGAGCTGGCCAGGGAGATCGTGGGGAAGGATAAGTCCCTGGCCGACATCCTGGATCCCAGTGTGAAGATCAAAACCACTATGGACTTGATGGAAGGCATCTTCCCCAAAGACGAGCACCTCCTGGAAGAAGCCCAGCAACGGAGGAAGCTGCTCCCCAAAATCCCCTCTCCTAGAAGCACAGAGGAGAG GAAAGAGGAGCCCAGCGTGCCTGCGGCCGTGTCCCTGGCCACCAGTTCTACCTACTACAGCACGTCGGCCCCCAAGGCGGAGCTGCTGATCAAGATGAAGGACCTGCAGGAGCAGCAGGAGCACGAAGAGGATTCGGGAAGCGACTTGGACCACGACCTGTCGGTGAAGAAG GAGCTCATCGAGAGCATCAGCCGCAAGCTGCAGGTGCTCCGGGAGGCCCGCGAGAGCCTGCTGGAGGACGTGCAGGCCAACACCGTGCTGGGGGCCGAGGTGGAGGCCATCGTGAAAGGCGTCTGCAAGCCCAGCGAGTTTGACAAGTTCCGGATGTTCATTGGAGACCTGGACAAAGTGGTGAACCTCCTGCTGTCACTGTCAGGCCGCCTGGCCCGGGTGGAGAATGCCCTCAATAATTTGGACGACAGCGCTTCTCCCGGTGATCGG CAATCACTGCTTGAGAAGCAGAGAGTCCTGATCCAGCAGCACGAGGACGCCAAGGAGCTCAAGGAGAACCTGGACCGCCGCGAGCGCATCGTCTTTGACATTTTGGCCAACTATCTGAGCGAGGAGAGCCTCGCGGACTATGAGCACTTCGTGAAGATGAAGTCGGCCCTCATCATCGAGCAGCGGGAGCTGGAAGATAAAATCCACCTTGGTGAAGAGCAGCTGAAGTGCTTATTCGACAGCCTTCAGCCCGAAAGGGGCAAATAA